From the genome of Brevibacterium sp. JSBI002, one region includes:
- a CDS encoding GuaB3 family IMP dehydrogenase-related protein: MSSEIEIGRGKRGRRAYSLDDIAIVPARRTRDPEDVSLTWQIDAYQFELPFIGAPMDSAMSPETVISLGKFGGLGVLDLEGLWTRYEDPTPQLAEIAQLPAEMATSRMQELYSAPIQAELITARLEQIREAGVTVAGALTPQRTQEFYKTVIDAGVDIFVIRGTTVSAEHVSTHTEPLNLKQFIYELDVPVIVGGAATYTAALHLMRTGAAGVLVGFGGGAAATTRKTLGIHAPMATAVADVHAARRDYMDESGGRYVHVIADGGLGTSGDIVKAFGVGADAVMLGTALARSTEAPGRGMHWGAEAHHPDLPRGHRVELGTVGSLEQVLFGPGRTAIGELNLAGALRRALATTGYLDLKEFQRVDVTVSPYQTGSVV; this comes from the coding sequence GTGAGTTCTGAAATCGAAATCGGCAGAGGCAAGCGCGGCCGTCGCGCCTATTCGCTCGACGACATCGCCATCGTCCCCGCTCGGCGCACCCGCGACCCCGAAGACGTGTCCCTGACCTGGCAGATCGACGCCTACCAGTTCGAGCTGCCGTTCATCGGCGCCCCCATGGACTCGGCCATGTCGCCGGAGACCGTCATTTCGCTCGGCAAGTTCGGCGGCCTAGGCGTCCTCGACCTCGAAGGACTGTGGACCCGGTACGAGGACCCCACCCCGCAGCTGGCCGAAATCGCCCAGCTGCCGGCCGAGATGGCGACCTCCCGGATGCAGGAGCTCTACTCCGCACCCATCCAAGCCGAACTCATCACCGCTCGCCTCGAGCAGATCCGTGAAGCCGGAGTCACCGTGGCAGGTGCCCTGACTCCGCAGCGGACTCAGGAGTTCTACAAGACCGTCATCGACGCCGGAGTCGACATCTTCGTCATCCGCGGCACCACGGTCTCGGCCGAGCACGTCTCGACCCACACCGAACCGCTCAACCTCAAGCAGTTCATCTACGAACTCGATGTGCCCGTCATCGTCGGCGGAGCCGCCACCTACACCGCGGCCCTGCATCTCATGCGCACCGGTGCCGCCGGCGTCCTCGTCGGCTTCGGCGGGGGAGCGGCGGCCACGACGCGGAAGACCCTGGGCATCCACGCCCCGATGGCCACCGCCGTCGCCGACGTCCACGCCGCCCGGCGGGATTACATGGACGAATCCGGCGGCCGCTACGTCCATGTCATCGCCGATGGCGGACTCGGCACCAGCGGCGACATCGTCAAGGCCTTCGGCGTCGGCGCCGACGCCGTCATGCTCGGCACCGCCCTGGCCCGGTCGACCGAAGCTCCCGGTCGCGGAATGCACTGGGGCGCCGAAGCTCATCACCCGGATCTGCCGCGCGGCCACCGCGTGGAACTGGGCACCGTCGGCAGCCTCGAGCAGGTGCTCTTCGGCCCCGGCCGCACCGCGATCGGCGAACTCAACCTCGCTGGCGCACTGCGTCGGGCGCTGGCCACCACCGGCTATCTCGACCTCAAGGAATTCCAACGCGTCGACGTCACCGTCTCGCCCTACCAGACTGGTTCGGTGGTCTGA
- a CDS encoding LysR family transcriptional regulator, translating to MWDLNRLRVWRAVAATGSVVAAAKNLNYTPATVSQHITTLQKAVGAPLYRRSGRGIEITELGRRLAEDSAEVFTAVGRLDDLVEGFRNVSRPRLRIAAFTSFNARLLPGIIDAVALDHPDLRFDIQLNEPAKNRRGHCLIEIRAEAPQDGENHLPEMTRIPLFDDDYRVVVPEGHRFADRESVPFIDLEDEHWVDYDMWAGPSSKVVDHACAAAGFERRSFAACEDDFAALALVASGMGITVLPRLSTLQLPPGLVAVDLTDPVPQRRVVMHVREKDAHLPHVRAFATAAEEAVATHLTHP from the coding sequence ATGTGGGATCTCAATCGTCTGCGGGTCTGGCGGGCCGTCGCGGCCACCGGTTCCGTGGTCGCCGCGGCGAAGAACCTCAACTACACTCCGGCGACCGTCAGTCAGCACATCACCACCCTGCAGAAGGCCGTCGGGGCGCCGCTCTACCGGCGGTCGGGGCGCGGCATTGAGATCACCGAGCTCGGCCGGCGTCTGGCCGAGGATTCGGCGGAGGTATTCACCGCGGTCGGCCGCCTCGACGATCTGGTCGAGGGCTTCCGCAATGTCAGCAGACCCCGGCTGCGGATCGCGGCGTTCACTTCGTTCAATGCCCGTCTGCTGCCGGGCATCATCGATGCTGTGGCCCTGGATCACCCGGATCTGCGTTTCGACATCCAGCTCAACGAACCGGCGAAGAACCGCCGCGGGCACTGCCTCATCGAGATCCGCGCCGAGGCTCCGCAGGACGGGGAGAACCATCTGCCGGAGATGACGCGCATCCCGCTCTTCGATGATGACTATCGGGTCGTGGTCCCCGAGGGGCACCGGTTCGCAGACCGTGAGTCCGTGCCATTCATCGACCTCGAGGACGAGCACTGGGTCGACTACGACATGTGGGCCGGACCCTCGAGCAAGGTCGTCGACCATGCGTGTGCCGCGGCCGGATTCGAACGCAGGAGCTTCGCCGCCTGTGAGGACGACTTCGCGGCACTGGCTCTCGTCGCCTCGGGTATGGGCATCACGGTCCTCCCGCGGCTCTCGACTCTGCAGCTGCCGCCCGGCCTCGTCGCTGTCGACCTCACCGACCCCGTCCCCCAGCGCCGAGTCGTCATGCACGTCCGGGAGAAGGACGCCCACCTCCCGCACGTCCGCGCCTTCGCCACCGCAGCGGAGGAGGCAGTAGCAACCCACCTCACCCACCCCTAA
- a CDS encoding LysE family translocator: protein MTGPEILTITGAAAALAVTPGPETILTIRLSSLRRKAGLVYALGTATGTVIWMVLALTGVSALLTVYPAAVQVLKIGGGLYLCLLGVLAGRQALRLRRELKAAEATDGPTANATPTPSTAPDFPDGPVTEIAHVMESTSWGHLRSFVSYRRGIISSLSNPKVGLFFLAILPTLVPASPTGTDYTLLVALILGVLLSYQLVLACLASLAASAMAHRSADFFIEAASTLILLIIGIAVIAIPI, encoded by the coding sequence GTGACCGGACCCGAGATCCTCACCATCACCGGAGCTGCGGCCGCGCTTGCCGTCACCCCCGGACCCGAGACGATCCTGACGATCCGCCTGTCCTCGCTGCGCCGCAAAGCCGGACTCGTCTATGCACTCGGCACAGCCACGGGCACCGTGATCTGGATGGTCCTCGCGCTCACCGGCGTCTCCGCACTGCTGACCGTCTATCCGGCTGCCGTGCAGGTGCTCAAGATCGGCGGGGGCCTCTATCTGTGCCTCCTCGGCGTCCTCGCCGGTCGGCAGGCGCTTCGCCTGCGCCGGGAGCTGAAGGCCGCCGAGGCGACCGACGGCCCCACCGCGAACGCCACCCCCACCCCATCGACCGCCCCCGATTTCCCAGACGGGCCCGTGACCGAGATCGCCCACGTCATGGAGTCGACCTCGTGGGGCCACTTGCGCTCGTTCGTTTCCTATCGCCGCGGCATCATCTCTTCGCTGTCCAACCCGAAGGTCGGCCTGTTCTTCCTCGCGATCCTGCCGACCCTCGTCCCCGCATCCCCGACCGGCACCGACTACACTTTGCTCGTCGCGCTGATCCTCGGCGTGCTCCTGTCGTACCAGCTTGTCCTCGCATGCCTGGCCAGCCTCGCAGCGTCGGCGATGGCCCACCGCAGCGCTGATTTCTTCATCGAGGCCGCCTCCACGCTCATCCTGCTCATCATCGGCATCGCCGTCATCGCGATCCCCATCTGA
- the panC gene encoding pantoate--beta-alanine ligase, which yields MEVGGIQALRRWRAEQSGRVGLVPTMGALHSGHQALMTRVRAESDLVVASIFVNPLQFGADEDFVQYPRPIEEDLRKCEEAGVDFVFAPALAEMYPSAPEVRVVAGRMGAVFEGAARPGHFDGVLTVVAKLFTLIAPDVTVFGLKDIQQFVLVKRMIADLNFDIELIGLPVVRDADGLAMSSRNSYLAPDDRARALAIPRALTAASEVAERGRETAESGIGGSSDSGAGTSDVSAGLPAAVEAAALAELEPAAERGDLEIVYCSLVEAATLRPCPPDFTGPALLLVSATVGGTHLIDNLPLEF from the coding sequence ATGGAGGTCGGAGGCATCCAGGCACTGCGCCGGTGGCGGGCCGAGCAGTCGGGCCGTGTCGGTCTCGTCCCGACGATGGGCGCCCTGCACTCCGGGCATCAGGCGCTGATGACGCGTGTCCGCGCAGAGTCCGATCTCGTCGTGGCCTCGATCTTCGTCAATCCTCTCCAGTTCGGTGCCGACGAGGACTTCGTCCAGTACCCGCGGCCTATCGAAGAGGATCTGAGGAAGTGCGAAGAGGCCGGCGTCGACTTCGTCTTCGCCCCGGCGCTGGCCGAGATGTACCCGTCCGCACCCGAAGTGCGGGTCGTCGCCGGGCGCATGGGGGCCGTGTTCGAAGGCGCGGCCAGGCCCGGGCACTTCGACGGCGTGCTCACCGTCGTGGCGAAGCTCTTCACCCTCATCGCCCCCGACGTCACGGTATTCGGGCTCAAGGACATTCAGCAGTTCGTCCTGGTCAAACGCATGATCGCCGACCTCAACTTCGATATCGAACTCATCGGCCTGCCCGTCGTCCGGGATGCCGACGGTTTGGCCATGTCGAGCCGCAACTCCTACCTGGCGCCGGACGACCGTGCCCGTGCTCTGGCGATTCCGCGGGCTCTCACGGCCGCCTCCGAGGTGGCCGAGCGAGGCCGTGAGACGGCGGAGTCCGGCATCGGTGGCAGTTCTGACTCTGGGGCCGGCACCAGTGATGTTTCTGCTGGCTTGCCCGCTGCCGTCGAGGCGGCCGCGCTCGCCGAGTTGGAGCCGGCCGCTGAACGTGGGGATCTCGAGATCGTCTACTGCAGCCTCGTCGAGGCCGCGACCCTTCGGCCGTGCCCACCGGACTTCACGGGACCGGCTCTGCTGCTCGTCTCCGCGACGGTCGGTGGGACTCATCTCATCGACAATCTGCCGCTGGAATTCTGA
- the panB gene encoding 3-methyl-2-oxobutanoate hydroxymethyltransferase produces the protein MPEAAHSNQFTSTSSTNAPDNGTGGGNATAGAASAEQPAPYGGPVSEPAAPPRRIRTLDLIKAKAEGRRWAMLTSYDQYTSALFEQAGVEALLVGDSAANNVYGHATTLPVTVDELIPLARAVASATSRALIVADLPFGSYEISDEQAVATAVRFMKEAGVHAVKLEGGARMASRIKAITTAGIPVMAHIGFTPQAEHNLGGYKVQGRGDAGSALLDDARAVAEAGAFSVVMEMVPSGLAGQVTSELTIPTVGIGAGADCDAQVLVWQDMAGLRTGRAPRFVKRYADLHSVLTEAVGTYVDEVKSGVFPEPERSFD, from the coding sequence ATGCCCGAAGCGGCACACTCGAACCAGTTCACGTCTACTTCCAGCACCAACGCACCCGACAACGGCACTGGCGGTGGCAACGCCACGGCGGGGGCCGCCTCGGCGGAACAACCGGCCCCGTACGGCGGTCCGGTGTCCGAACCGGCAGCGCCGCCTCGGCGAATCCGGACCCTCGACCTCATCAAGGCCAAGGCCGAAGGCCGGCGGTGGGCGATGCTGACCAGCTACGACCAGTACACGTCGGCCCTGTTCGAACAGGCCGGTGTCGAGGCCCTGCTCGTCGGCGATTCGGCGGCGAACAATGTCTATGGCCACGCGACCACCCTGCCGGTCACCGTCGACGAACTCATCCCGCTGGCCCGGGCCGTCGCCTCGGCGACGAGCCGGGCACTCATCGTCGCAGACCTTCCATTCGGCAGCTACGAGATCTCCGATGAACAGGCCGTGGCCACGGCCGTGCGGTTCATGAAGGAAGCCGGAGTCCACGCGGTCAAACTCGAAGGCGGGGCGCGGATGGCCTCGCGGATCAAGGCGATCACGACGGCGGGGATCCCGGTCATGGCGCACATCGGCTTCACCCCGCAGGCCGAGCACAACCTCGGCGGTTACAAGGTCCAGGGCCGCGGCGACGCAGGCAGCGCCCTGCTCGACGATGCCCGCGCCGTGGCCGAAGCCGGGGCCTTCTCCGTGGTCATGGAGATGGTGCCCTCCGGGCTGGCCGGCCAGGTCACATCCGAACTGACGATCCCCACCGTCGGAATCGGCGCCGGTGCGGACTGCGACGCCCAGGTCCTCGTATGGCAGGACATGGCCGGCCTGCGCACCGGGAGGGCCCCGCGCTTCGTCAAGCGCTACGCCGACCTGCATTCCGTGCTCACCGAGGCGGTCGGCACCTATGTCGACGAAGTGAAGTCCGGGGTCTTCCCCGAACCTGAGAGGAGCTTCGACTGA
- the nadA gene encoding quinolinate synthase NadA has translation MTTTASIELTLKDISASGANDDMCSTDLLDAPWDVDERPGYGPGSSMADPIPVAAPRQGDIPEEYKQAAPEELDARIRAAKATLGNRVVMLGHHYQRVEVVEHADYIGDSFMLAQAAQKHPEAEAIVFCGVHFMAETADLLSKPEQSVILPNLAAGCSMADMASIDQVEDCWEQLAEVFGTEADADGRVPVIPVTYMNSSAAIKGFCGRNGGIVCTSSNAEVVLEWAFERGQRVLFFPDQHLGRNTAVNMGIGLDEMPLWNPARPLGNNDEQTLRDARVILWQGFCSVHKRFTPAQIDKARAEHSDVRVIVHPECPRETVETADEAGSTAYITKAIAEATEPTTFAIGTEINLVQRLAAEHPQHEIFCLDPVICPCSTMYRIHPGYIAWVLESLIDGQVVNQISVDAEVAEPARVSLERMLAAKPRI, from the coding sequence ATGACCACAACAGCTTCGATCGAACTCACCCTCAAGGACATCTCTGCCTCGGGAGCGAACGACGATATGTGCTCGACGGACCTCCTCGATGCCCCGTGGGACGTCGACGAACGCCCCGGCTACGGTCCCGGTTCCTCGATGGCCGACCCGATTCCGGTCGCTGCCCCGCGTCAGGGCGATATCCCCGAGGAGTACAAGCAGGCCGCCCCTGAAGAGCTCGATGCCCGCATCCGGGCTGCCAAGGCCACCCTCGGCAATCGTGTCGTCATGCTCGGCCACCACTACCAGCGAGTCGAGGTCGTCGAACACGCCGACTACATCGGCGACTCGTTCATGCTCGCCCAGGCCGCCCAGAAGCATCCGGAGGCCGAGGCCATCGTCTTCTGCGGCGTTCACTTCATGGCCGAGACCGCCGACCTGCTGTCGAAGCCGGAGCAGTCGGTCATCCTCCCCAACCTCGCCGCTGGCTGTTCGATGGCCGATATGGCCAGCATCGATCAGGTCGAGGACTGCTGGGAGCAGCTCGCCGAGGTCTTCGGCACCGAAGCCGACGCCGACGGTCGCGTCCCGGTCATCCCCGTCACCTACATGAACTCCTCGGCCGCGATCAAGGGCTTCTGCGGTCGCAACGGCGGAATCGTGTGCACCTCGTCGAACGCCGAGGTGGTTCTGGAATGGGCGTTCGAACGCGGGCAGCGGGTCCTCTTCTTCCCCGACCAGCACCTGGGCCGCAACACCGCGGTGAACATGGGCATCGGTCTGGACGAGATGCCGCTGTGGAACCCCGCCAGGCCGCTGGGCAACAACGACGAGCAGACTCTGCGTGATGCTCGGGTCATCCTGTGGCAGGGATTCTGCTCCGTGCACAAGCGCTTCACCCCCGCCCAGATCGACAAGGCCCGAGCTGAACACTCCGACGTGCGCGTGATCGTTCACCCCGAATGCCCGCGTGAGACCGTCGAGACCGCCGATGAGGCTGGGTCGACCGCCTACATCACGAAGGCCATCGCCGAGGCGACCGAGCCGACAACGTTCGCCATTGGCACCGAGATCAACCTCGTCCAGCGGCTGGCCGCCGAGCATCCGCAGCACGAGATCTTCTGCCTCGACCCCGTCATCTGCCCGTGCTCGACGATGTACCGCATCCACCCCGGCTACATCGCATGGGTTCTCGAATCGCTCATAGACGGTCAGGTCGTCAATCAGATCTCCGTCGACGCCGAGGTGGCCGAACCTGCCCGCGTGTCCCTGGAGCGGATGCTCGCCGCGAAGCCGCGGATCTGA
- the nadB gene encoding L-aspartate oxidase produces MSRVIVAGSGIAGLTAALRLSGRHSVTLVTKGRLGESNTEWAQGGIAGVIGPDDTVDSHIADTLTAGAGHCDQEAVRTLCEAGEDAIVSLTEAGVDFDTDPTGTWVRGMEGAHSYPRIFHSGGDATGRAISTSLAQKLRTEVAAGRVTLIEDTMLVDILTDTRDRRPARATALAEATGVTVLRDGRVEALPADAIVLATGGAGQLFAHTTNPQAATGDGLAASIRAGAEVSDLEFFQFHPTALVGPGFLISEAVRGAGALLLDESGHRFMTDIDDRAELASRDVVALALHRRQAAQDGRPCFLDARAVPDAAAKFPSITAGLAARGLDLSRDLIPVTPAAHYFMGGVATDRDGRTSIAGLFAVGEVACTGVHGANRLASNSLLEGAVFAARAAAAIDALPADASAAGLSAHRADLAVEDSNPVSHDLPLPQFGSFHQTALTRTELQALTWAHLGVERTAEGLRTLLDRLDDGAHTHAAHDDGSTGDLTNDEEFNADHSVPGIKPLETANLALIAEHMARHALAREHSLGAHTRTDTAADDRTDVRTATALTSPTALLQEATAC; encoded by the coding sequence ATGAGCCGCGTCATCGTCGCAGGCTCCGGGATCGCGGGGCTGACTGCGGCACTGCGCCTGTCCGGCCGTCACTCGGTGACCCTCGTGACGAAGGGCCGCCTCGGCGAGTCGAACACCGAGTGGGCGCAGGGCGGCATCGCCGGTGTCATCGGCCCCGACGACACGGTCGATTCCCATATCGCCGATACGCTCACCGCTGGCGCCGGGCACTGTGATCAGGAGGCCGTGCGCACCCTGTGCGAAGCCGGTGAGGACGCGATCGTCTCCCTCACCGAGGCGGGGGTGGACTTCGACACAGATCCGACCGGAACCTGGGTCAGGGGTATGGAAGGGGCACATTCCTATCCGCGCATCTTCCATTCCGGAGGGGATGCGACCGGCCGGGCGATCAGCACCTCCCTGGCGCAGAAGCTGCGCACCGAGGTCGCCGCAGGACGAGTCACCCTGATCGAGGACACGATGCTCGTCGACATCCTCACCGACACCCGCGATCGTCGACCGGCTCGAGCCACCGCCCTCGCCGAAGCCACCGGAGTCACCGTGCTCCGCGACGGCCGCGTCGAGGCTCTGCCTGCCGATGCGATCGTGTTGGCCACCGGCGGAGCTGGCCAGCTCTTCGCGCACACGACGAACCCGCAGGCTGCCACCGGTGACGGACTGGCCGCTTCCATCCGCGCTGGCGCCGAAGTCTCCGACCTCGAGTTCTTCCAGTTCCATCCCACGGCCCTGGTGGGGCCCGGCTTCCTCATCTCCGAGGCCGTCCGCGGGGCCGGTGCCCTCCTCCTCGACGAGTCGGGCCACCGGTTCATGACTGACATCGACGATCGCGCCGAGCTCGCCTCCCGTGACGTCGTCGCCCTCGCGCTGCACCGCCGCCAAGCGGCTCAGGACGGACGTCCCTGCTTCCTCGATGCACGGGCCGTGCCGGATGCGGCGGCGAAGTTCCCGAGCATCACCGCGGGGCTTGCTGCTCGCGGCCTCGATCTGTCCCGAGACCTCATTCCCGTCACCCCAGCCGCCCACTACTTCATGGGCGGGGTGGCCACGGATCGCGATGGTCGCACGAGCATCGCGGGGCTCTTCGCCGTCGGCGAAGTCGCGTGCACCGGAGTGCATGGAGCCAATCGGCTGGCCTCGAATTCGCTGCTCGAGGGCGCGGTCTTCGCCGCCCGCGCCGCGGCAGCGATCGACGCACTGCCGGCCGACGCATCCGCAGCCGGCCTCTCCGCACACCGTGCAGACCTCGCCGTCGAGGATTCGAATCCAGTGAGTCATGACCTCCCACTCCCCCAGTTCGGTTCATTCCACCAGACGGCACTGACACGAACCGAGCTGCAGGCTCTGACCTGGGCTCATCTGGGTGTGGAGCGCACGGCCGAGGGCCTGCGGACTCTGCTCGACCGCCTCGACGACGGTGCCCACACACACGCCGCCCACGACGACGGCTCCACCGGCGACCTCACCAATGACGAGGAATTCAACGCCGACCATTCCGTACCCGGCATCAAGCCACTCGAGACCGCGAATCTCGCTCTCATCGCCGAACACATGGCTCGGCATGCGTTGGCCCGGGAGCACAGCCTCGGCGCGCATACCCGCACCGACACCGCCGCCGACGACCGCACCGACGTTCGCACCGCCACCGCGCTCACTTCGCCCACCGCTCTGCTTCAGGAGGCCACCGCATGCTGA